From a single Actinomyces viscosus genomic region:
- a CDS encoding type II secretion system F family protein, which produces MTAMNVMLTGGLAGLLGAAGILTIISAVRRRRPTLMARLEPYVHRQSTTSGLLTAPAGLASDGRTVVGLLMSSTAGALNLGRLLDSLGSSAESVRRRLIRSGSPLSLDQFRLQQVLWSTTALLVVLATGGLAALVRTVNVPALIVLSVMATVAGAAARDWWLSRAVAKRLSRIEAQLPDVVELLALAVGAGQGPVAAIERVVALGRGDLIDELGTTLTDIRSGTVLSTALDRMERRVGSIHVTRLCEAIVVALERGTPLADVLRSQATDVREAARQDLMEEGGRREIAQMVPVVFLVLPVTVVFALFPGLLVLRLGV; this is translated from the coding sequence ATGACCGCGATGAACGTCATGCTCACCGGAGGGCTCGCGGGCCTGTTGGGGGCTGCGGGGATCCTGACCATCATCTCGGCCGTCCGCCGACGCCGCCCCACCCTCATGGCCAGGCTGGAGCCATACGTGCACCGGCAGTCCACGACCTCGGGGCTCCTGACCGCTCCTGCGGGTCTGGCCTCCGACGGGCGCACCGTCGTCGGCCTGCTCATGTCCTCCACGGCCGGTGCCCTCAACCTCGGTCGGCTGCTGGACTCGCTGGGGTCGTCGGCGGAGTCGGTCCGTCGGCGTCTGATCCGCTCCGGTTCACCGCTCAGCCTCGACCAGTTCCGGCTTCAGCAGGTTCTGTGGTCGACGACGGCGCTCCTGGTCGTCCTGGCGACCGGCGGACTGGCGGCCCTGGTCAGGACCGTCAACGTGCCCGCGCTCATCGTCCTGTCCGTCATGGCCACCGTGGCCGGGGCGGCCGCCCGGGACTGGTGGCTCAGCCGGGCCGTGGCCAAGCGGCTCTCACGGATCGAGGCCCAGCTGCCCGACGTCGTCGAGCTCCTCGCCCTGGCCGTCGGCGCGGGCCAAGGCCCCGTGGCCGCCATCGAGCGCGTCGTCGCACTCGGACGGGGCGACCTCATCGACGAGCTGGGTACCACCCTGACCGACATCCGCTCCGGCACCGTCCTGTCCACGGCCCTGGACCGCATGGAGAGGCGAGTCGGCTCCATCCACGTCACTCGCCTGTGCGAGGCGATCGTCGTGGCGCTTGAGCGCGGCACACCACTGGCGGACGTCCTGCGCTCCCAGGCCACCGACGTGCGTGAGGCGGCACGTCAGGACCTCATGGAGGAGGGCGGCAGGCGCGAGATCGCCCAGATGGTCCCCGTGGTCTTCCTCGTCCTGCCCGTCACCGTCGTCTTCGCCCTCTTCCCGGGGCTGCTCGTCCTCAGGCTGGGGGTGTGA
- a CDS encoding type II secretion system F family protein, protein MGAIAGLLAGVGMLLIWLACTSDPPQWRSRRSRLLADILVQAGAGRTSPAMFVLGSIGLGLLTGLVFLGVSRAWPVAASFAAIFTTIPFLVISSRARNRRTRLREVWPEAVDTLVSGVRAGMSLPEALTNLGERGPEAVRPQFRAFATDYAATARFDSSLDRLKARFADPVADRIVEALRLAHEVGGTDLGTLLRSLSQMLREDMRTRGELEARQSWTVNGAKVAVAAPWLVLALLSTRPQAAAAYATAAGAFILLVGAVVSVIAYRLMLRLGRLPEEERMLR, encoded by the coding sequence ATGGGTGCGATCGCGGGACTCCTGGCCGGCGTGGGGATGCTGCTCATCTGGCTGGCCTGCACCTCCGACCCGCCCCAGTGGCGCTCCCGGCGCTCTCGGCTCCTGGCCGACATCCTGGTTCAGGCCGGCGCCGGCCGCACCAGCCCCGCAATGTTCGTCCTGGGCTCGATCGGGCTGGGCCTGCTCACCGGGCTGGTCTTCCTGGGGGTGTCTCGCGCCTGGCCGGTCGCCGCCTCCTTCGCCGCCATCTTCACGACGATCCCCTTCCTCGTGATCTCCTCGCGGGCGCGCAACCGTCGCACCCGTCTGCGTGAGGTGTGGCCCGAGGCCGTCGACACCCTCGTCTCCGGTGTCCGGGCGGGCATGAGCCTGCCGGAGGCCCTGACCAACCTCGGTGAGCGCGGCCCGGAGGCCGTCCGCCCCCAGTTCCGGGCCTTCGCCACCGACTACGCCGCCACCGCCCGCTTCGACAGCTCCCTGGACCGTCTCAAGGCCCGCTTCGCCGACCCCGTCGCCGATCGGATCGTTGAGGCCCTGCGCCTGGCCCACGAGGTCGGCGGAACGGACCTGGGGACACTGCTGCGTTCTCTGTCGCAGATGCTGCGTGAGGACATGCGCACCCGCGGAGAGCTCGAGGCGCGTCAGTCCTGGACCGTCAACGGCGCCAAGGTCGCGGTCGCCGCCCCATGGCTCGTGCTGGCGCTGCTGTCCACCCGGCCGCAGGCGGCGGCCGCCTACGCCACCGCCGCCGGAGCCTTCATCCTCCTGGTCGGCGCTGTCGTCTCGGTGATCGCCTACCGCCTCATGCTGCGCCTGGGGCGGCTGCCCGAGGAGGAGAGGATGCTGCGATGA
- a CDS encoding CpaF family protein, translating to MDAADLLLTEVRELVRAREIDPLKDTSALEHLVTEAEDDYLRRSDAGLVPPLIDPAGARSHVLDSMAGLGPLQGYLDDESIEEIWVNAPGRVFIARSGRPELTTTILESEDLAVLVERMLRASGRRLDLSSPFVDAQLAGGQRLHVVIPPITSQHWAVNIRKHTSRASRTSDLVRMGSLTSQVAAFLDASVQSGLNILVSGATQAGKTTMVRALAGAIPGGQRVISCEEVFELALRNRDCVAMQTRPPNLEGVGEISLRRLVKEALRMRPDRLLIGEVREAEALDLLIAMNSGLPSMCTLHANSAREAVIKICTLPLLAGENVSSDFVVPTVASAIDLVVHLDLDRGGRRTVREVAALSGRVENGVIELSDIFHRDTVGNLVRGAGVPSGVERFSRAGHDLTALLNARPANGREVY from the coding sequence ATGGACGCTGCCGATCTCCTCCTGACGGAGGTTCGCGAGCTGGTTCGCGCTCGCGAAATCGACCCGCTCAAGGACACCTCCGCCCTTGAGCATCTCGTCACCGAGGCCGAGGACGACTACCTGCGCCGCTCCGACGCCGGACTCGTCCCACCGCTCATCGACCCCGCGGGCGCCCGCTCCCACGTGCTGGACTCCATGGCGGGCCTGGGACCGCTCCAGGGCTACCTCGACGACGAGTCCATCGAGGAGATCTGGGTCAACGCTCCCGGTCGGGTCTTCATCGCCCGCTCAGGGCGCCCCGAGCTGACCACCACGATCCTGGAGAGTGAGGACCTCGCTGTCCTGGTCGAGCGGATGCTGCGGGCCTCCGGGCGCCGCCTGGACCTGTCCAGCCCCTTCGTCGACGCCCAGCTGGCCGGAGGACAGCGGCTTCACGTCGTCATCCCGCCCATCACCTCCCAGCACTGGGCGGTCAACATCCGTAAGCACACCTCCCGCGCCTCCCGCACCAGCGACCTCGTGCGCATGGGCTCGCTGACCAGCCAGGTGGCCGCCTTCCTGGACGCCTCCGTGCAGTCCGGTCTCAACATCCTGGTCTCGGGGGCCACCCAGGCCGGGAAGACCACGATGGTCCGGGCACTGGCCGGGGCCATCCCGGGCGGGCAGCGGGTGATCTCCTGCGAGGAGGTCTTCGAGCTCGCCCTGCGCAACCGGGACTGCGTGGCCATGCAGACCCGGCCGCCCAACCTCGAGGGCGTCGGGGAGATCAGCCTGCGCCGACTGGTCAAGGAGGCCCTGCGCATGCGCCCCGACCGCCTTCTCATCGGGGAGGTGCGTGAGGCCGAGGCCCTCGACCTTCTCATCGCCATGAACTCCGGCCTTCCCTCGATGTGCACCTTGCACGCCAACTCCGCACGAGAGGCGGTCATCAAGATCTGCACGCTGCCTCTGCTGGCGGGGGAGAACGTCTCGAGCGACTTCGTGGTCCCCACCGTGGCCAGCGCCATCGACCTGGTCGTCCACCTCGACCTGGACCGGGGCGGGCGCCGCACCGTCAGGGAGGTCGCGGCGCTGTCCGGCCGGGTCGAGAACGGTGTCATCGAGCTGTCCGACATCTTCCACCGTGACACCGTCGGCAACCTCGTGCGGGGCGCAGGCGTTCCCAGCGGCGTCGAGCGCTTCAGCCGGGCCGGGCACGACCTCACCGCCCTGTTGAACGCGCGCCCCGCCAACGGCAGGGAGGTCTACTGA
- a CDS encoding phosphotransferase, whose amino-acid sequence MSQPPQFPDAPGTTDVDDGVDSLTDEAASDVAAAPTADDRDEPGDQNTELPDGQDEGYRAPVVVAPLPGASAGPPPSSRPATQAQPAEEPRPHHSALSLAAMASVAVAGLNPARLALPQSETPERHIIGVIDTQGRHWEVHEARTDAVGASLEAEAEVLRRIGRVVDDGRLSFDVPRVSGSLRQKGAHVQVRSHVEGKPIPVEALRPGPGMSAGLGKALGEIHELAMSVISEAGMPVYDAEEVRRRWLSLLDDAAATGKTPPALLGRWEQALEDTALWRFRPTVVHGDLAEENVLVAGGTVVAVRGWTQAHVGDPAEDLAWVYSSAPVDCLDSIEDAYDIARSEGVDRHLRERAELVSELSLARWLLHGVRTGDKPVINDAVAMLEDLAAQVGDAPLVEPATPRLAPVPGEREPAEPDAVTNPVAMVRVDDEDEG is encoded by the coding sequence ATGTCACAGCCTCCGCAGTTCCCGGACGCCCCCGGCACCACCGATGTCGACGACGGTGTCGACAGCCTCACCGACGAGGCGGCCTCCGACGTCGCTGCGGCTCCGACTGCCGATGACCGCGACGAGCCCGGCGACCAGAACACTGAGCTGCCTGATGGGCAGGACGAGGGCTACCGGGCCCCCGTGGTCGTCGCTCCGCTGCCCGGCGCATCGGCCGGCCCGCCGCCGAGCAGCCGACCGGCCACCCAGGCCCAGCCCGCGGAGGAGCCGCGCCCTCATCACTCGGCCCTGTCCCTGGCCGCGATGGCGAGCGTCGCCGTCGCCGGCCTCAACCCGGCTCGGCTGGCGCTGCCGCAGTCCGAGACCCCGGAACGGCACATCATCGGGGTCATCGACACCCAGGGCCGCCACTGGGAGGTCCATGAGGCGCGCACCGACGCCGTCGGCGCGTCCCTGGAGGCCGAGGCCGAGGTGCTGCGGCGCATCGGCCGGGTCGTCGATGACGGCAGGCTCTCCTTCGACGTTCCTCGCGTCAGCGGGTCCCTGCGCCAGAAGGGCGCCCACGTCCAGGTCCGCTCGCACGTGGAGGGCAAGCCGATCCCGGTGGAGGCGCTTCGCCCGGGCCCGGGGATGTCGGCGGGCCTGGGCAAGGCCCTCGGTGAGATCCACGAACTGGCGATGTCGGTGATCTCCGAGGCGGGCATGCCGGTCTACGACGCCGAGGAGGTGCGCCGCCGCTGGCTGAGTCTGCTGGACGACGCCGCCGCGACCGGCAAGACCCCGCCGGCGCTGCTGGGCCGCTGGGAGCAGGCGCTGGAGGACACGGCCCTGTGGCGCTTCCGGCCCACCGTGGTCCACGGCGACCTCGCCGAGGAGAACGTGCTGGTGGCCGGTGGCACGGTGGTGGCCGTGCGCGGCTGGACCCAGGCGCACGTGGGAGACCCGGCCGAGGACCTGGCCTGGGTGTACTCCTCGGCGCCGGTGGACTGCCTGGACTCCATCGAGGACGCCTACGACATCGCCCGCTCCGAGGGCGTCGACCGGCACCTGCGCGAGCGGGCCGAGCTGGTCAGTGAGCTCAGCCTGGCGCGCTGGCTGCTGCACGGGGTACGGACCGGGGACAAGCCGGTCATCAATGACGCGGTGGCGATGCTGGAGGACCTGGCCGCCCAGGTGGGTGACGCCCCGCTGGTGGAGCCGGCCACGCCCCGGCTGGCGCCGGTGCCCGGGGAGCGCGAGCCCGCGGAGCCCGACGCCGTCACCAACCCGGTGGCGATGGTGCGCGTCGACGACGAGGACGAGGGCTAG
- a CDS encoding ATP-dependent DNA helicase: MNPTGSGELTPQVLAAALGIHTPTEEQARVIAHRLGPLLVVAGAGSGKTATMAQRVVYLVATGQVRPDQVLGLTFTRKATAELDQRIASRLAGLGAAGLLPTTAPDGGGGAGDATDVGEPMIATYNSFASSLVRDHGLRIGVDPDSTLITQARSWQIVTSLLEARTLPLPSEGLTHNASAALVLNDALSQNLLTIEEAATDLADLTEQLTALAAIKGCKTLVGKAPAVMSEWEALLDVVAELHEHKRRHGLLDFGDQIALACTIAESVPEAAAQVRAQYPAVLLDEFQDTSVAQVRLLSALFADSGVTAVGDPHQAIYGWRGASAGALDTFHQRFNPTGTTLLASGASPSDAAPVLDLSTSWRNDSTILEVANTVSAPLRSGVVQDGDPVGEHIAVAPLQARPVAFGLEPGAVYGAFLQDPAEEARTVTAFLAERWSPSAEMAVLCRTRAQMEPIAVELEAAGLPYTIVGLGGMLYVPEVADVRALLTAASDPERGDRVVRLLTGFGIGASDLHALAALAREVVRPAPQESRHGADGNGDQVEADSPLLSEALETLLRWHEEGTGEAAPTVGVELTPAGLAVALRTARAIRRVREAMSLPLPDLVALAEQALDLDIEITARVGDPMGHRALDSFQETALAFATDTDAATLTGFLEWLDAAEQHEDAMSAPEVDPAPGAVQLLTVHAAKGLEWDVVAVPGMDEQVFPSYTSSVKEDLRVVETGWMGSTSTFPFPLRADADDLPPFTVGDLNPAATDKPLLAETMTVYKEALGRQSLREERRLAYVAFTRARHELLLTGSHLSKTASKPRQPSRFLTELRRRDLLVPYADGWVDFDESRPNPLTALTHVGTWPIDAEAPEVKAPDAGGEGERVSERATALRRARQATAAQVRAAMSELDPTEPEPSGTRAEPAGSGQGAEAVDETLRRWQLEAGLLLAERASASAAVPAVRLPEHLAATRLDDLRADRQRFALDLRRPLPPEPRAAGRLGTVFHDAVAQRLSARGTLFSLGEAGVPDNLDPQDRARVERWLDTAENLPLLEDYVLAATETDREITIGATTLRCRMDAVFRRLDGTGWLIVDWKTGRRRVPVDQLSVYVHAWAASQGVPTSSVRAAYVYVDYPAGRVDELTAEGLLSLEKIEAALTPDSSLNEMTALPASEQPG, translated from the coding sequence ATGAACCCCACCGGCTCGGGTGAGCTCACCCCGCAGGTGCTGGCGGCGGCGCTCGGCATCCACACCCCCACCGAGGAGCAGGCCCGTGTCATCGCCCACCGGCTCGGCCCGCTCCTGGTGGTGGCCGGGGCGGGCTCGGGCAAGACCGCCACCATGGCGCAGCGGGTCGTCTACCTGGTCGCCACCGGACAGGTCCGCCCCGACCAGGTCCTGGGCCTGACCTTCACCCGCAAGGCCACAGCCGAGCTCGACCAACGCATCGCCTCCCGCCTGGCCGGCCTCGGCGCCGCCGGCCTGCTGCCGACCACTGCGCCGGACGGCGGCGGGGGAGCCGGCGATGCCACCGACGTCGGCGAGCCGATGATCGCCACCTACAACTCCTTCGCCAGCTCACTGGTGCGGGACCACGGTCTGCGTATCGGCGTCGACCCCGACTCCACCCTCATCACCCAGGCCCGCTCCTGGCAGATCGTCACCTCCCTGCTCGAGGCGCGCACGCTGCCACTGCCCAGCGAGGGCCTCACCCACAACGCCAGCGCCGCCCTGGTGCTGAACGACGCCCTGAGCCAGAACCTGCTGACCATCGAGGAGGCCGCCACGGACCTGGCCGACCTGACTGAGCAGCTCACCGCCCTGGCCGCCATCAAGGGCTGCAAGACCCTGGTCGGCAAGGCGCCCGCCGTCATGAGCGAGTGGGAGGCCCTGCTCGACGTCGTCGCCGAGCTGCACGAGCACAAGCGCCGCCACGGCCTGCTCGACTTCGGCGACCAGATCGCCCTGGCCTGCACCATCGCCGAGTCCGTCCCCGAGGCGGCCGCCCAGGTGAGGGCCCAGTACCCCGCGGTCCTGCTCGACGAGTTCCAGGACACCTCGGTGGCCCAGGTGCGTCTCCTGTCCGCGCTGTTCGCCGACTCCGGGGTGACCGCCGTCGGTGACCCGCACCAGGCCATCTACGGGTGGCGCGGGGCGAGCGCCGGGGCGCTGGACACCTTCCACCAGCGCTTCAACCCCACCGGGACCACCCTCCTCGCCTCCGGGGCATCCCCGTCCGACGCCGCTCCGGTCCTGGACCTGTCGACCTCCTGGCGCAACGACTCCACCATCCTGGAGGTCGCCAACACCGTCTCGGCGCCCCTGCGCTCGGGGGTCGTCCAGGACGGGGACCCGGTGGGTGAGCACATCGCCGTCGCACCTCTGCAGGCCCGGCCCGTCGCCTTCGGCCTGGAGCCCGGGGCGGTGTACGGCGCCTTCCTCCAGGACCCGGCCGAGGAAGCCCGCACCGTGACCGCCTTCCTCGCCGAGCGCTGGTCGCCCAGCGCCGAGATGGCCGTCCTGTGCCGCACCCGCGCGCAGATGGAACCCATCGCCGTCGAGCTGGAGGCCGCCGGCCTTCCCTACACGATCGTCGGTCTGGGCGGGATGCTCTACGTCCCCGAGGTCGCTGACGTCCGCGCCCTGCTGACCGCCGCCTCCGACCCCGAGCGCGGGGACCGGGTGGTCAGGCTCCTGACCGGCTTCGGCATCGGCGCCAGCGACCTGCACGCCCTGGCGGCACTGGCCCGCGAGGTCGTCCGCCCCGCCCCGCAGGAGAGCCGGCACGGCGCCGACGGCAACGGTGACCAGGTCGAGGCCGACTCCCCGCTGCTCAGTGAGGCCCTGGAGACCCTGCTGCGATGGCACGAGGAGGGGACGGGCGAGGCGGCGCCCACCGTCGGCGTCGAGCTGACCCCGGCCGGCCTGGCCGTCGCGCTGCGCACCGCCCGGGCGATCAGACGCGTCCGGGAGGCCATGTCCCTGCCCCTGCCGGACCTCGTCGCCCTGGCCGAGCAGGCCCTCGACCTCGACATCGAGATCACCGCCCGGGTCGGCGACCCGATGGGGCACCGCGCCCTCGACTCCTTCCAGGAGACGGCCCTCGCCTTCGCCACGGACACCGATGCCGCCACACTCACCGGCTTCCTGGAGTGGCTCGACGCCGCCGAGCAGCACGAGGACGCCATGAGCGCCCCCGAGGTCGACCCCGCGCCCGGCGCGGTCCAGCTCCTGACCGTCCACGCCGCCAAGGGCCTGGAGTGGGACGTCGTCGCCGTGCCCGGCATGGACGAGCAGGTCTTCCCCTCCTACACCAGCAGTGTCAAGGAGGACCTGCGCGTGGTGGAGACCGGCTGGATGGGCAGCACCTCGACCTTCCCCTTCCCGCTGCGGGCCGATGCCGACGACCTTCCTCCCTTCACCGTCGGCGACCTCAACCCGGCGGCGACCGACAAGCCCCTCCTGGCCGAGACGATGACCGTCTACAAGGAGGCCCTGGGCCGCCAGAGCCTGCGCGAGGAGCGCCGCCTGGCCTACGTCGCCTTCACCCGGGCCCGCCACGAGCTCCTGCTGACCGGCTCCCACCTGTCCAAGACCGCCTCCAAGCCGCGTCAGCCCTCGCGCTTCCTCACCGAGCTCCGACGGCGAGACCTCCTCGTGCCCTACGCAGACGGCTGGGTGGACTTCGACGAGTCCCGCCCCAACCCGCTGACCGCCCTGACCCATGTCGGCACCTGGCCGATCGACGCCGAGGCGCCGGAGGTCAAGGCGCCGGATGCCGGGGGAGAGGGCGAGCGCGTCTCAGAGCGGGCCACCGCCCTGCGACGGGCTCGGCAGGCGACCGCCGCCCAGGTCAGGGCCGCCATGAGCGAGCTGGACCCCACCGAGCCGGAGCCCAGCGGCACCAGGGCTGAGCCGGCGGGTTCCGGACAGGGGGCGGAGGCGGTCGACGAGACACTGCGGCGCTGGCAGCTCGAGGCGGGCCTCCTCCTGGCCGAGCGCGCCAGCGCCTCGGCCGCCGTCCCCGCCGTCCGACTTCCCGAGCATCTGGCCGCCACCCGCCTGGACGACCTGCGCGCCGACCGGCAGCGATTCGCCCTGGACCTGCGTCGGCCTCTCCCGCCCGAGCCGCGCGCCGCGGGCCGGCTCGGAACCGTCTTCCACGACGCCGTCGCCCAGCGCCTGAGTGCCCGCGGCACCCTGTTCAGTCTGGGGGAGGCGGGCGTGCCCGACAACCTCGACCCCCAGGACCGGGCCCGCGTCGAGCGCTGGCTGGACACCGCCGAGAACCTGCCGCTCCTGGAGGACTACGTCCTGGCCGCCACCGAGACCGACCGGGAGATCACCATCGGCGCCACCACCCTGCGCTGCCGCATGGACGCCGTCTTCCGCCGCCTGGACGGGACCGGCTGGCTCATCGTCGACTGGAAGACCGGGCGCCGCCGGGTCCCCGTGGACCAGCTCAGCGTCTACGTCCACGCCTGGGCGGCCTCCCAGGGCGTTCCCACGAGCTCCGTGCGCGCCGCCTACGTGTACGTCGACTATCCCGCAGGGCGCGTCGACGAGCTCACCGCGGAGGGCCTGCTCAGCCTCGAGAAGATCGAGGCGGCCCTGACCCCCGACTCATCGCTCAACGAGATGACGGCTCTTCCAGCCTCCGAGCAGCCGGGCTAA